From Rhododendron vialii isolate Sample 1 chromosome 7a, ASM3025357v1:
ATTCCTATCTAATTCTCACTTCCGAGAAAAATATTGATCGAATCTTATGCACCAATTAATGGATATTTAACTTCTTGGATCTTTCATTGTTGGCATGATGTCAAAGAGAGCACGACATGTGGGATGGACTGAGGGATCTTGTAGGTCAGCTTCGGGCCATCTATTTCTGCGATGAAAAGTTCGGATTAATAGGAGCTCGAATTAAATCCGAGCTGTTGACATCAAAATAGACGGCCGAATCGATTGCCCCACAGATCCTGCAATGCAGGCTGTAGGATTTCCCATTCCCGCGTGGGGTGATCTTATTTGAATAGAGAATgtcaataatttaatttttaatattgtATATATCGTACATCAGcaggcactacaagaaattacacaattgcTGACTaaaattcccgactaaaattattttagtcggcgaatatcaatttttttccaaatttaacaaATTAATAAATGGAAAACATTTCCCGacaaaataatttagtagggaatagtaAATATTTGCCAACTAAATTTACATTTGGTtggcgaatatcaatttttcctttcttttaaacaaaattccagaaaaggaaatatttgttccGACGACATTGATCACAGGATGAAACCTTTCCGATCGAAacagttcaattttttttccttcttaatcataagatttccgtaaatttttggctcgatcGGGTTAAGGAAAGCCGTTTATCGGCACGCAAATTcttaaattaaaagaattttgttgttTGATCATGTGTCTATCCAAATAATGTTACAGAAGCCACACGATCAAGAGAAAATTATTATGATCGAGACTGTTCATTTTGCTACACTTGGTGAATAATTCGTTCTCGTAAATTTGCAGCTCGATCAGATTTAGAAAAACCcctttatagaaaaaaaaaacccctttatTGAGACATGAATTCATTAGaataaatagtatttttgtGCAATCAATTGTCTAATAAAAAACAATCAACTATAACCTCGGTAAGAATGATCTTTTAAATCATATTAATGAAAACAAAGATAAAAGATGGTTCTAACCGGGAAAAAAAGACCTAAAAAATTTGTAACTCGAtcaaataattttctaatttgCGCATTGGAGAAATAGGTTCTGTCTGTGAACGTGTGATTGAAATATTTCTCTTTTAGTGTGTGTAAGtcctaaaaaaatattaagaactgctgtaaggagtttttttttttttttaagaaagtaaatttaaagaaagataaaaaagtaaatttaaaagcttatcaaagaaaaaagaaagtaaatttaaaagtTAAAGGTAAAATAGACGAAACCGAAGACTATAAGTATTTTTATTACCAAAAGTAAGCAGAAGTACTGTTGTGGTGGAGTGGATGGTTGTGAATGAATTGAATGTCGGAGGTCTCCGGTTCGAGTCCCGGAGGAGCCATGTTGTAGCAAAAGAATTAACCAAGGCAAATACACTTCAAAAATGGAAATTACATTTTCCACTTTGGTCACACCCCTTGATTTTTTCGTAATTACATTTGACACCACAATGCAATTACtgttgccgactaaatatttagtcggcaaaagtttattttaccgactaaaataGAAACCACGACTAACTTTTTTAGTCGCTAAAACCATACATTAGCCGACTAAAccttatttagtcggcaaaaaccTTTCTCGACTCTCATCCCCTGACTAAGTTGCCGACTAaaaattttagtcgggaaaaccatttgccgactaaataggccacatttgccgactaaacaattagtcgggaatggtgttttttcttgtagtgagggTGTTAGTAAATTAGTTCGCAGAGGATTTGATTTTGCTAACCTCTGTCCACTTGGCGGAGGATAATACAcacataatttcaaacaaatttggaTATCAAAGCGTATCTCATGAATttttaatacactttcacaaatatcagtACACCTTTTAGTTATTATCCAATACTCTTTGAGCGGATGGTAGAACAATGcttttaacaaaatgagttttccttttttcctcgCAGGCCTCTTATGGTACTCCAATTTATGTGGTTCATATTTGGTTTTGCCTCGATGTACCTTTTgtcgagtttctaataaaattttgttgcctataaaaaaaaaaaacaaaaaaacaaaatgagtttTCAATTTTGAGAGTTAGAGAGCAGTAGTGAAAAAGAGGCCGGGGGCGGGGAACTTTTTCCATTCTTGGTTTTGGCTAAGTTTACCGCACATATTAAAAGACCAAATTACCCTCCTCTTAATTGGGTAATAACCAAATCCTCCCCACATACTATTTTGGATTAATGATGGTtcatagcattttttttttttttttgtatttagttggatttgagttaatttttattttaagtttattgttttctttttttcctttttggttggTAATATTCCCTTCTATAAAATCTAGGAATATCGCAATAAAATCTATGATCATAATAATATTAGGATGACTCGCTCTATAATAGGATGCCAACTCACCCACTTTCAAGATTGTTCTTGTTTGACCCTACGATTCTTCGTCTTGTGGCGACTCGTGCTTCATTCTTGTGCTGTGATGCTGTTAATGTTAGGACAATATAAAAAAACTTTAAGAAAAATTAACACATACAAAGAAAAATACCCTAATTTTTCTGTAGACCATAAGTTGTAGATAAATATACTCCCTAAATTCTAGCGGTAAGTGGGTTATAGGCAGGGATGGATTTACACGGGGGCACGCGCCCCCCACtcgaaattaaatttttttaattatatttttgcataaattagcataattatgaaaatgtgctaatatataaacatacacacttgtaTATATCTCGAAAATGTACATATATAATTAGTTTTATGcctgaatttcatcatatgatgcatttatacttgttgcttTGCGAGATGTTTGTTGATTTGGAGCtaattctttcttgattctctttatttttaacgtCTGggagaaatatttaaaaataaagtcattaacaaaattaacacaatcattctaaaacttgtcgatgttcatttaaaattttaaaacatactttaaaaaaattgtctgggattttgtgctcatttttatcTAAGTTAACTTAAAGTACGCattataaatttttgtaattagtaatgcatgctttaattttgtacgatcttacAGTGGTTGACTACAAAAATAAACTTTCGTTATTATGATTAATAGGTGCCCCTATTAGGATATATTCCTAAATCCGTCACAAGCTATAGGTGAAGTGAGCTCACAACATCTATAAGAAATGAATTCCTTCAAGTCATAAATTACATACCATTACATCTAGAACAATCCTCGACATGAAACAACCAGCGATCATGTTTTTCATGCGTCGCGGTCACCATGCCTAGTAATAATCTGTATGGCATGTAGAAGTATATAAGTTGTCttcatctatataataaaacagagctgtatTTGAATCCAAAAAACAATCAACGTTTAAGATTTGTCCCTCTTTCTGCATAAATCATCATCCTTCATTCTacattccttttaagttttcCATGTTTCCTTAATAAGGGAGATCAAAATGGGATTAgaggaataagaaaaaaagggaataaaAGGAATGAAATTTTGAACCTATAAAGGAACCTATCCCGTGCAAAAcgattttgttaaaaaatggaATTAGAGAAACAAGTGTATGGAAAGAAATGTATACTGCACAAGAGATTTTAAAATCCTTTAAATATATCACACCCTATTGATTTTGGTATGATAAGCGTCAATATATGGACTACCATAATTAACTCTAAAAATTCCGCCTTGGGTCGATTTAAGCCGTGATTAGgatctttcaaaaagaaaaccttTACTTCCTAGCTAggactttttctctctttcaccATTTATGCTTCCATATATCTATACTAGGATTTGCCCATGTCTACAACACTACCTATCCCGTTTGGAATTATCCTTTGAATCTTGGAACACAATAATGGGTATCAAATTTGCCGGTAGTTACAAACTCTAAATCGATCTCTTTTTTGGTGGCACAAAAAAGAATTACTTGAAAGAATTACCTATGCATGAGGTATGGGCAATTTCtgtaactttcaaaaaaaaataatgcattggTAAGATCCAAATTTAGTGGATCTGACATTTTTTAGAGAATTgctcgtgcctacggcactcCCAATACATTTACCTGTATAATTTTTCGGACTTATGGTTAAAAGTTAGTAACTAAATAAATGTAAAAGgagaaacataaaagaaatataaaaagtTCTTCTAACATTTTTAATCCCACTACACAACTATCATCCGGGATaacattaaaagaaaaaaaaatcatctctttTTAAGTCTTCGACCACAAATATTTGCTAAAACTATCATAACTCTCTCTTGAtgtttattataaaaagtatatatatttagGTTGGAAGAGAAGCCAATCTGCATCATTCCTcaaaaaagtgttttggacgcaGTATCTAGGCACTTCTCTAATATTTACAGCAAACTAAATCAGCCATTCTTGCACAATATTGATCCCATCAAATTTAACTATATTCCTATGAATATTTGCTTTTACAAATTAGGGAACTCAAATTCAGTTATCTTTTTTATATTCCGTTACCCTCTCAACCcccaccaaaccacctctcCCCTCACCTAATGCACGCACATTGCACAATCACCACCCTCCCACTCTTTCTCTTCACAATAACAAATTCGTAAAGGAAAAAgcatttttgaaaagaaaaaaaaaaacagaaggggtgagagaaggaaaaatggaaaaagatgtgaaggaaataaaagttttcctctctctttcctctttcctttACATTACCAAACACCAATTTATTGTAACAATCGCAAAAAAGAAACACGTTAACAGCCCTAGAATTTTACCAGAAAGTTTAGGGAGAAAACCTCTGTCATAGTTTGCTTATTAAAGAAAAGTATCCCCCTCTCTCATTGCAGCACGGTAGCTTTTGCATAAGCTCATTGAGTACGGATGCAGTGTGATTTATTGCAGCACGGtagcttttaaaatattgttattcATGGCAGCACAGTGCCTCGGCCGGTGGTGGTGTTCATGCAACCACCAGTTGtaatctttttatcttttggctGTTAGCATTATCTTTTTCTCATTCAGCACTTTCCCTTTGCTCATTGTCAGAGCTGAAGGCACGGCTGCATGACCACCACCTGATAGCTCAAAATAGGAGGCTATGTGAATGTATTTCTATGACATGAGTTGGAaccactttgtttggttttctagGCAAATACAATATTGGCATTTTTACAACATGCCTGCTTAGTTTTATGGGATTGCAGTATtttcactttttagattttgtgttttgaaattgcCATGCTCGaaggttttacaattttttctgTGCTTCTATGACATGAGTTGGAACCACTTCTTTTGGATTTCTAGACTATGTAGCAAACAACTGCTTTGTGAGACAGAGCAATCTCTTTTTTTAAGTTGCTAAATTAAATGATGTTACAAACTACTCTTTTGATGCTCTAGCAAAGTGCAAAATTTACTGATTAGGTCTGACCATTACAAACAAATTGCCGAGCATCTCCTGGTTTGCCAAACTATTATGTGTAccattttatattttcattggTGTTTCGatggttctttttctttttttctgtgtACCGTTTGCCGAACTAGAACTAGCAAGTGATGGTTTTTGAATCTTAATATTTGCCCACATTTATCCCTTCATTGGGCATAAATCACACTACAGCAAAACTTCAGGGTGCAGAACTTCAGGGTAAACAAGCCAAATTGGCGAGTTTTAGCTTGAGCTTTGGATCAGTAGCtttgaaaaaattgtaataCTCTgcacaattttgaaaaaattagcaCGGTAGCTTGTGCATAAGCTCATTGAGTATGCCAATGGTTGCACACAATTGTCCGAAAATATCCAAAGCTCGAATTGGACCAATAGCTTTcgttgtcttcaaaatgtgttgcacCGTGCTTTCAGACACGGACATTCGCTAGTACCCATATATTGTATATGTAGGGGTCGGGGTCAGGTGTGATGGGTAATCATCCTTGGGGTGCAAAGTGGAATTTAGGCTTAGACCGAATTGTGTAGGACAGTGAATTTAAGGACCAAAAATCATATGAATTGTTCAAGCTCTTAATGATATtggattaagttgatttttattttcattgttcttaaaaatatttgaataaattAAACTACTCtaattatttgtgtgaaatcTACCCAACAATCTAAtgtgtaccattttggtgtaccCATAAATTTTCTAGTTTAGGACATACTTCTTCtgttccatattgagagtcttATACTCTCTCTtgctattttttaataaaaaaattaattactttcgtgtataattttttaaatttttttgtacaatatTAAATATCTCGATGAGATTCTTAatttagtgcaaaaaaatttaaaaaattaaactcgaaaataattaattttttaatttaaaaagagACACGATTTTTTGTAATAGACTTTTAAtatagaacagagagagagtaTGACGAATACGCGGCGGGATCAGTTGGAGTATTCACATGATTCACGAATCTTACAGCCTTTCCAGTTTTGCATGCACACGAACGCGTCGCCCTTCCTTTAGTGCACTtgtcattttccttcttttgctTCCCTTTACTTATTACTTTATCCATGTCTTTCCTTCATTTTACAATTACGTcccccttctttcttttttacgacaaatattattattagtagataataataataagagaataaattttttacactgtcagtgtaaatatttattttctctaaatcaattgcattgcaccacgtcgccatattttattaatttgaatcactgttttgacacgtgtcgcaatacaattaatttggagaaaataaatgtttacaccgatggtgtaaagaatttattctctaatAATAAATGATTGACTTGCTTACAACATAACATGTTAATTTCTAAATTATTGTTGGGGTAGTTTTTCGCTATTATTCACTTTTCGTTACTAATTGtcatttagtttttcattaaGAATTTGAGGAGCAATCATTCATTCATCCTAACgagaaaaattgagaaaaaaaaaaaccaagaaaaatttggaaaaaaaatctaaagttgATAATACCGTtcaccgataaaaaaaaaagttgaaaaacgTTTAGAAAGAACAACACTAGTGACAGAAACAACGATTGTcttaaatattttcgtcttcagtaaacttttttttttttggttttggtcgTAGGATTTTACTTTTAGACTACTCTCGTCGGGATGAATGACCAAtctaaaaaattgaacatgaaTCTACCAAAAGACAGAAAACAATTACTCCGtaaaacaataatttaggaTTTTCATTGTCAGTAACAACAGAGTCGGATAATCATGCCACTTTtgaatatttattttccttgtCAATATTCTGTTCCAACAATGAGGAAATATTACTTGATTAATTCACTACTAGGTGCTTAATTGCTAGTTATTCTAAATTAACTTCGGGAAAAAATTTACTACTAGTACAACGACGCAATTAAACAATGAAATGTTCAATCCCCGTATCACTTTTATTTGGACAATAAATTCTATAAATATACTTTCTCCATTCCTCTATAAATATACTTTCTCCATTCTAAATTGTTAGttccttttcaaaacttgtGACATTAACGTAAAAATTGCTTatctgaaataattttttcgtcataaaataaaattctcaaTTAACTCTTTCAACTAACCCAAAATACTCTATAAATTACGTACAAAAATATTCTACTTTTTAGTGAAATATAACTCCAATTTCCTAAAATTTGGAAAACTCAATTCGGTGGATATTatccttttctatttttaaaaaggggccaacaaatgaaaatttattatttGCTTCTGAAGCACCATCACGCGATGCTCCAAAAATTTCTATCATCACACATTGTTATGGGTTCATAAAGCGTATGAATCCTACGTAAATTTGTGGTGGTAGAAGAACCTGTAGCCCCACGTGACGGTACTCCATGAACACTgagggggtgttcggacaaataagccaaagtggcttattttttgtccttattcaaatttttttcgtattacttggtttattctcatttttttggggattattgtatcttcatgacgagaggaatctaaaaagtataaaattttgatcgaaatccaatattttttgaataaagacgaaaaaagtggcttattggcttatttttgtttttatgtgggtttgtttggcttatttttggcgGGAAAGCCAATGGCTTTTTTGTCCGAACAAGCCCTGAATGGTCATTCCCAAcaagggaagtgctacaatacacactccttatttgggtgtgtatcatatgcacccttattaaaatacaccaaaatgttatgaatcccaaaatgttacgaatctattgctaaaaagttacgaatcatatcgttgaaaagttacgaatttttagtataaaagttatgatacgaaataaaatgttatgaatgaccggtcctacaagtaattttttatgaggtggcataatatgaaccacacaataggtgcatatggtacacaccttaaaggggtgtgtattgaagactttccctcccaacaaattaaaacaaaggAGTATAAAAGAAAAGGATTGACAagttgtaaataaaaaaataaacataataaCCCCTCAACATTTAATGATCACAGATGCTCATATGATTGTCGCCCATATATCCCTTTTCTTCAACACAAAGAAAGACCCAAAACTTTGTCCTCTATATATCTCCCACCTCCTcctactcttcttcttcttcttcttcttcttccattcttgAAACAAATTAACCGTTAGAAGCCCAAAAAACCATTCTAAAATAAcccactctccctctcttccaCTCCCCATGGACCTTAACCAAATCCCCCATGGCCTAACCCCGGAGGAATTCACATCTCTCGAGCCCCTCATTCGAACCTATCACACATTCGAGAGGAGTCCAAACACATACACCTCCCTCATAACCCAACGCATCGACGCCCCGGCGCACGTCGTCTGGCCGTTCGTCCGCCGCTTCGACAACCCCCAGAGGTACAAGCACTTCATCAAGAGTTGCACCATGAAGTCCGGCGACGGAGGCGTCGGCAGCGTCAGGGAGGTCACCGTCGTGTCGGGGCTCCCGGCGTCGACGAGCACGGAGAGGCTGGAGATTCTGGACGACGAGAGGCACATCCTTAGCTTCAGGGTGGTTGGTGGCGAGCACAGGCTGAACAACTACAAGTCGGTTACTTCCGTCAATGAGTTTGACAAAGGAGGGAAGGTTTATACGGTTGTTTTGGAGTCTTATGTTGTGGATATACCGGAGGGGAATACTGGGGAGGATACTAAGATGTTTGTGGATACTGTCGTGAAGTTGAATTTGCAGAAGCTTGgggtggtggctatggcatcTTTGCATGGACATGAATGAGGGTGTTGGAGGTTCAACCGGGGGTGCCGATCCAGCGGTAATATATAGTAAGTGCAATTTTATTCACTCGCCCAATACGTggatgagtgcaattttgtGCCCTCTCCCAATATGTAAGACGATCGTTACTCACTTTCAATGGAGTCTATCCCGAGTCCTACTTCAATATACATCGGATTTGTTCACTTCGTAGTTATAGATTTTTCGGcaatcctaaaaaaaatcagcttaattctAAGCGGTAactattttattaaataatatttgtttttttagagttttagtttaaaaatttaGAATAAGAATTacggaattgattttcacagtTCAcactatattttttgatatccgtgcgcactctcttttttgttttttagtgttaaaaatgtatgttaaattttttttttttggtgctaaaaagcaaaaagggagtgtggatataaaaaaaaggggtgcgaaaatcaatttcctaagaATTAGTCATAAATTAAGCACTTACCTATACCCAATCGAGTTGATTTTattaactaaaaaaattaagaccaATGAACTGAACGGTACTGGTGCAGTTTTTATATTTTCTGTTTTGGTGTTTGTTGTTgagaaacttttatatatatccCAGGTTTAGGTGAGGTGGTGGTGTTTCCCACCGGTCCGTTTTCAATTTTCCGGCCATATTTCAAGCACACTTTGATGATTGGCTCTGTTCACCTTGAAATGGAGGGGGACACCTCCCCCTCTCCTATACCTGAGATATACTGTATAAAAGTTTCTCGTTTTATTGGTTCGGGGCAGTTGCAGAAGGAGCGTCGGTGTTGGCTATGTTGTATTGCAGGTTTTTCTGTTGCTTTGATTTACTTTAGTTTTGGCTTGCTTTTCTTTGCAGTAGAATGCATTTTTTGGTTAAGTTATGAGGTTTGGAGGTGTTAGGAAATTTGGTTCGGgcctttttttactttaattggCTCTTGTTATTTTAGTTGGCGTCTTGCCttctcaatttttcatttttttggcctTGGATGAAGTTTGTTGTTGTGATATTGGTATGTTTAATATTAATTTAAATttctcaaagattaataaaaaaaatttgccgaggaaaaaaaaattaaatgagtgGTACTAATCATCAAAGTGAGATTCAGTGTAGGCCTCACACAAGAtggatgaacaaaattacacTCGCGATAATTAGGGCATTCGTATTATAGTCGATATATTTAGCAATATATCGGCTTATATATTGCTAAATATCGACGtccaaaattccaaatatatatacacacacattgGGTGGTGATTGTGTAAAATAACAATCATGTTGATGGTGGGCCGGTGgcg
This genomic window contains:
- the LOC131332835 gene encoding abscisic acid receptor PYL2-like isoform X2; protein product: MDLNQIPHGLTPEEFTSLEPLIRTYHTFERSPNTYTSLITQRIDAPAHVVWPFVRRFDNPQRYKHFIKSCTMKSGDGGVGSVREVTVVSGLPASTSTERLEILDDERHILSFRVVGGEHRLNNYKSVTSVNEFDKGGKLNLQKLGVVAMASLHGHE
- the LOC131332835 gene encoding abscisic acid receptor PYL2-like isoform X1, whose product is MDLNQIPHGLTPEEFTSLEPLIRTYHTFERSPNTYTSLITQRIDAPAHVVWPFVRRFDNPQRYKHFIKSCTMKSGDGGVGSVREVTVVSGLPASTSTERLEILDDERHILSFRVVGGEHRLNNYKSVTSVNEFDKGGKVYTVVLESYVVDIPEGNTGEDTKMFVDTVVKLNLQKLGVVAMASLHGHE